Proteins from one Cicer arietinum cultivar CDC Frontier isolate Library 1 chromosome 3, Cicar.CDCFrontier_v2.0, whole genome shotgun sequence genomic window:
- the LOC101488510 gene encoding amino acid transporter ANT1 isoform X2, whose protein sequence is MCRDKLASEEPLVEARSYGDLGYRCYGTLGRFLTELVILVAQCAGSVAYLVFIGQNLHSVFQSNGFSLASYIFMLTPIEIGMSWIGSLSALAPFSIFADVCNVLAMGIVVKEDVLLALKDGFSITERTAITSNIGGLPFAAGMAVFCFEGFGMTLALENSMQDKTKFPKLLAQTFSGITLVYIIFGLCGYMAFGEETRDIVTLNLHRNWSSLTVQVGLCLGLMFTFPIMMHPINEIVEGKLKMIHRNNNNDSTELGKITIYISRSIVVVVLVVVASFVPEFAVFASFVGSTLCAMLSFVLPATFHLKLFGSSLCIWQKILDSIVLITGILFAVYGTYNTIVGV, encoded by the exons ATGTGTAGAGATAAGTTGGCATCAGAAGAACCATTAGTGGAAGCAAGATCATATGGAGACTTGGGTTATAGATGCTATGGAACCTTGGGTCGGTTTCTGACAGAACTTGTAATTTTGGTAGCACAGTGTGCAGGGTCGGTTGCGTATTTGGTATTTATCGGACAAAACCTTCATTCGGTATTCCAAAGCAATGGATTCTCACTTGCCTCTTACATATTTATGCTAACACCCATTGAAATTGGAATGTCATGGATAGGGAGCTTATCAGCTTTAGCACCATTTAGCATTTTCGCCGATGTGTGCAATGTCCTGGCTATGGGAATTGTCGTGAAGGAAGATGTACTGTTGGCCTTAAAGGATGGATTTTCAATTACAGAAAGGACGGCAATTACATCGAACATAGGAGGGTTGCCATTTGCAGCAGGGATGgctgttttttgttttgaaggGTTTGGAATGACACTTGCCCTAGAGAATTCTATGCAGGATAAAACTAAATTCCCAAAATTGCTGGCTCAGACTTTTAGTGGGATAACACTTGTATACATTATTTTTGGGTTATGTGGTTACATGGCTTTTGGTGAAGAAACTAGAGACATTGTGACCCTTAATCTCCATAGAAATTGGTCGTCTCTTACCGTACAG GTAGGATTATGCCTGGGCTTGATGTTCACGTTCCCAATCATGATGCACCCAATAAATGAGATTGTGGAAGGAAAACTCAAAATGATCCACAGAAACAATAATAATGATTCAACAGAACTAGGAAAAATTACAATATACATCAGTCGCTCTATTGTGGTGGTTGTGCTGGTTGTTGTAGCTTCATTCGTGCCAGAATTTGCCGTATTTGCCTCATTTGTGGGAAGTACCTTGTGTGCAATGCTATCCTTTGTTTTGCCAGCCACATTTCACCTAAAACTATTTGGCTCTTCTCTTTGCATCTGGCAAAAAATCCTGGACTCTATTGTATTAATCACTGGAATACTTTTCGCTGTTTATGGAACTTACAATACAATTGTTGGAGTTTGA
- the LOC101489285 gene encoding probable E3 ubiquitin-protein ligase BAH1-like → MKFGYTFKEYLQEEREWLVDENCAHIEYNRLKNVLKSCQNCKDTSSDKDQLCQCQSCPVCDQKFFSELMKEASDIAGYFSSRVQHLLHLHIAKGLQRYVLSLRQCFKNDRQALAQEGRILIEYITMNAIAMRKILKKYDKVHSSMNGENFKSKMHAEHIELLHSPWLIELGAFYLNSSGQDGCELDGVRGHFSCDFDVTNAVMTLILPDSIKLEYDLNCAICLDFVFNPYALGCGHFFCKSCACSAASVMTFQGLKAASPESKCPICREGGVYSKAVRMLELDLLMKRRCKDYWN, encoded by the exons ATGAAATTCGGGTACACATTTAAGGAGTACCTGCAGGAGGAGCGGGAATGGTTAGTGGACGAGAATTGTGCACATATTGAATATAACAGGTTGAAAAATGTTTTGAAGAGTTGTCAGAATTGCAAAGATACTTCTTCGGATAAAGACCAGTTATGTCAGTGTCAATCTTGCCCAG TATGCGATCAGAAGTTTTTCTCCGAGCTGATGAAGGAAGCATCAGACATAGCAGGCTACTTTAGTTCAAGAGTTCAGCATCTTCTTCATCTCCATATTGCAAAAGGACTGCAGAGATATGTACTGAGTTTGCGCCAGTGTTTTAAAAATGATCGGCAAGCCCTTGCCCAAGAAGGAAGAATTCTAATTGAGTACATTACCATGAATGCAATTGCAATGAGGAAAATACTTAAGAAATATGATAAA GTGCACAGCTCTATGAATGGGGAGAATTTCAAATCCAAGATGCATGCTGAGCATATTGAACTTTTACACTCACCTTGGCTGATTGAATTGGGTGCTTTTTATCTAAATTCGAGTGGGCAAGATGGTTGTGAGCTTGATGGAGTCCGTGGTCACTTTTCAtgtgattttgatgtaactAATGCTGTAATGACATTGATTCTTCCAGATTCTATTAAGCTTGAGTATGATCTGAATTGTGCAATTTGCCTG GATTTTGTTTTCAATCCATATGCTTTGGGTTGTGGACACTTCTTCTGCAAGTCATGTGCTTGCTCTGCTGCATCTGTGATGACTTTCCAAGGCCTTAAAGCTGCAAGTCCAGAGTCAAAGTGTCCTATATGCAGAGAG GGTGGAGTTTATTCCAAGGCAGTCCGAATGTTAGAACTCGATCTGCTTATGAAAAGAAG GTGCAAAGACTATTGGAATTGA
- the LOC101515747 gene encoding uncharacterized protein has translation MEKTNKKRTGKFPDKKSGTSDCLVGSPACDNQREDDDWVIVKKQRVIILVPAAPLSEGSSTENEEPNHIHPMPPVTSSNHEELPAEPPNENPSCNEQDKTISLVVQKETRTVRRASPPLLLKSPSANRHQVSSLKSHRLVGVSHTSKAIKQPRILLAPRRSSNLATLNQSLRASNLERKLERAGGLSKWLISLGLEQFVRMFQGKSISKYQLVNLTMKKLKDMGASAVGPRRKLIHAMDCVCQPYCFEVL, from the coding sequence ATggagaaaacaaataaaaagcgCACGGGAAAATTCCCTGATAAAAAAAGTGGTACTTCAGATTGCCTTGTCGGATCTCCAGCCTGTGATAATCAACGTGAGGATGATGATTGGGTTATAGTTAAAAAGCAGAGAGTCATCATTCTGGTGCCTGCTGCACCTCTTAGTGAAGGATCCTCAACAGAAAACGAAGAGCCGAATCACATCCATCCTATGCCACCTGTTACGTCAAGTAACCATGAGGAACTTCCCGCCGAGCCACCTAATGAAAATCCTTCTTGTAATGAACAAGATAAGACCATTTCATTGGTTGTCCAAAAGGAGACTCGTACTGTAAGAAGAGCCTCCCCTCCCTTATTACTTAAATCACCTTCAGCCAATCGACATCAAGTGAGTAGCTTGAAGTCACATAGATTAGTTGGAGTATCTCATACATCAAAAGCTATTAAGCAGCCCAGAATATTACTTGCACCTAGAAGATCCTCCAACTTGGCAACTTTGAATCAAAGTCTGAGAGCATCAAATCTCGAGAGAAAGCTTGAAAGAGCTGGTGGGTTGAGCAAGTGGCTGATATCACTTGGTCTGGAGCAGTTTGTGAGAATGTTTCAGGGGAAGAGTATCAGTAAGTATCAGCTCGTGAATTTAACCATGAAAAAACTCAAGGATATGGGTGCCAGTGCGGTGGGACCTCGCAGGAAGCTGATCCACGCCATGGACTGTGTCTGCCAGCCATATTGCTTTGAGGTGTTATAG
- the LOC101488510 gene encoding amino acid transporter ANT1 isoform X1 has product MEHDQKSNATPLLESKRASKLQTLGNIIVTVVGTGVLGLPFAFRIAGWVAGSLGIAIVGISTYYCMLLLVMCRDKLASEEPLVEARSYGDLGYRCYGTLGRFLTELVILVAQCAGSVAYLVFIGQNLHSVFQSNGFSLASYIFMLTPIEIGMSWIGSLSALAPFSIFADVCNVLAMGIVVKEDVLLALKDGFSITERTAITSNIGGLPFAAGMAVFCFEGFGMTLALENSMQDKTKFPKLLAQTFSGITLVYIIFGLCGYMAFGEETRDIVTLNLHRNWSSLTVQVGLCLGLMFTFPIMMHPINEIVEGKLKMIHRNNNNDSTELGKITIYISRSIVVVVLVVVASFVPEFAVFASFVGSTLCAMLSFVLPATFHLKLFGSSLCIWQKILDSIVLITGILFAVYGTYNTIVGV; this is encoded by the exons ATGGAGCACGATCAAAAAAGCAACGCAACCCCTCTTTTGGAATCTAAAAGAGCTTCAAAGCTTCAAACTTTGGGGAATATAATTGTTACTGTTGTTGGAACTGGTGTTTTGGGTTTGCCCTTTGCTTTTCGGATTGCTGGTTGGGTTGCTGGGTCACTTGGTATTGCTATCGTTGGCATTTCAACTTACTATTGCATGCTCTTACTT GTTATGTGTAGAGATAAGTTGGCATCAGAAGAACCATTAGTGGAAGCAAGATCATATGGAGACTTGGGTTATAGATGCTATGGAACCTTGGGTCGGTTTCTGACAGAACTTGTAATTTTGGTAGCACAGTGTGCAGGGTCGGTTGCGTATTTGGTATTTATCGGACAAAACCTTCATTCGGTATTCCAAAGCAATGGATTCTCACTTGCCTCTTACATATTTATGCTAACACCCATTGAAATTGGAATGTCATGGATAGGGAGCTTATCAGCTTTAGCACCATTTAGCATTTTCGCCGATGTGTGCAATGTCCTGGCTATGGGAATTGTCGTGAAGGAAGATGTACTGTTGGCCTTAAAGGATGGATTTTCAATTACAGAAAGGACGGCAATTACATCGAACATAGGAGGGTTGCCATTTGCAGCAGGGATGgctgttttttgttttgaaggGTTTGGAATGACACTTGCCCTAGAGAATTCTATGCAGGATAAAACTAAATTCCCAAAATTGCTGGCTCAGACTTTTAGTGGGATAACACTTGTATACATTATTTTTGGGTTATGTGGTTACATGGCTTTTGGTGAAGAAACTAGAGACATTGTGACCCTTAATCTCCATAGAAATTGGTCGTCTCTTACCGTACAG GTAGGATTATGCCTGGGCTTGATGTTCACGTTCCCAATCATGATGCACCCAATAAATGAGATTGTGGAAGGAAAACTCAAAATGATCCACAGAAACAATAATAATGATTCAACAGAACTAGGAAAAATTACAATATACATCAGTCGCTCTATTGTGGTGGTTGTGCTGGTTGTTGTAGCTTCATTCGTGCCAGAATTTGCCGTATTTGCCTCATTTGTGGGAAGTACCTTGTGTGCAATGCTATCCTTTGTTTTGCCAGCCACATTTCACCTAAAACTATTTGGCTCTTCTCTTTGCATCTGGCAAAAAATCCTGGACTCTATTGTATTAATCACTGGAATACTTTTCGCTGTTTATGGAACTTACAATACAATTGTTGGAGTTTGA